A single genomic interval of Chitinophaga sp. 180180018-3 harbors:
- a CDS encoding LuxR C-terminal-related transcriptional regulator, producing MDLGNIKYGDYSKAFITDTPADLNSPEARRFKQTIRRFPDEAIYIYSFKENRMIYADGWEELLGYRDDEISMMTIVTITAPEYAPFSNELNDKALMFLHNKTTALEEYSFTIELKKIHKNGTHVPLISKVGVFEAQNGKVTRIIGHSQKNESIKLGNVMRYAAYGPEKSEFEEELNKRLFRYYAISEKEKEALSLVAEGLSFKEIAARFGVSQSAIEKRIIPMYKRFEVKSLTHLISFAFANHILP from the coding sequence ATGGATTTAGGTAACATTAAGTACGGGGACTACTCGAAAGCATTTATTACAGACACACCGGCTGATCTTAACAGCCCGGAAGCACGGCGTTTTAAGCAAACCATCCGAAGGTTTCCGGATGAGGCGATCTATATTTATTCGTTTAAGGAGAACCGTATGATTTATGCGGACGGATGGGAAGAGCTGCTTGGTTACCGCGACGACGAAATTTCCATGATGACCATCGTCACTATTACGGCTCCGGAATATGCTCCTTTTTCAAATGAGCTGAACGACAAAGCCCTCATGTTTCTGCATAATAAAACAACCGCCCTGGAAGAGTATAGTTTCACGATAGAGTTAAAGAAGATTCATAAAAATGGGACGCATGTGCCCCTGATCTCCAAAGTAGGGGTGTTTGAAGCCCAAAACGGGAAAGTAACCCGTATTATAGGACATTCCCAGAAAAATGAAAGTATCAAGTTAGGCAACGTAATGCGCTACGCTGCCTATGGCCCTGAGAAATCAGAATTTGAAGAAGAGCTGAACAAGCGCCTGTTCCGGTATTATGCCATCTCTGAAAAAGAGAAGGAAGCATTGTCGCTGGTGGCTGAAGGCTTATCATTTAAGGAAATCGCTGCCCGCTTCGGAGTATCCCAATCGGCCATCGAAAAGCGCATTATCCCTATGTATAAACGGTTTGAAGTAAAAAGTCTCACACATTTGATCAGCTTTGCCTTTGCCAATCATATCCTTCCGTAG
- a CDS encoding class I SAM-dependent methyltransferase: protein MNAGGNSLLRSTDMDKSQMAAAVFNRRAGEYQEKFMDLDIYNSTYQHFCDSIVSTGASVLEIGCGPGNITRYLLQQRPDLQITGIDLAPRMLELARENNPAATFLLMDARNIGHITQRFDAIMCGFCLPYLSPEESAQLIRDAAGLLLPGGIIYLSTMEEDERNHSGIRTNSAGDELFIYYHQAAGLETALSDAGFSGISLQRIAFPLAGDTPVTDLVMTAAWNR, encoded by the coding sequence ATGAACGCTGGCGGTAATTCCCTGTTGCGTAGTACGGATATGGACAAATCTCAGATGGCAGCAGCGGTGTTTAACAGGCGTGCCGGTGAATACCAGGAAAAGTTTATGGACCTGGATATTTACAACAGTACCTATCAGCATTTTTGCGATAGCATCGTCAGCACCGGAGCCTCCGTGCTGGAAATCGGCTGCGGCCCGGGCAATATTACCCGCTACCTGCTGCAGCAACGGCCGGATCTGCAAATAACAGGCATCGACCTTGCGCCCAGGATGCTGGAACTTGCCCGGGAAAACAATCCGGCTGCCACCTTTCTGCTGATGGACGCCAGGAACATCGGCCATATCACACAACGTTTCGATGCTATTATGTGTGGCTTCTGCCTGCCGTACCTGTCGCCCGAAGAATCGGCTCAACTGATCCGGGATGCCGCCGGGCTTTTACTGCCCGGAGGCATCATTTACCTGAGTACAATGGAGGAAGATGAGCGCAACCACTCAGGAATACGAACCAATTCGGCCGGGGATGAGTTGTTTATTTATTATCACCAGGCTGCCGGTCTGGAAACAGCACTGAGCGATGCGGGCTTCAGCGGAATCAGCCTGCAACGGATCGCATTTCCGCTGGCAGGTGATACCCCTGTCACCGACCTGGTGATGACCGCTGCATGGAACCGTTAA
- a CDS encoding TonB-dependent receptor, which produces MKQLLFCLLWLLPVYVSGSIRYTETDYGTIKGKVTTSDNQPAVAVTVVLKGSSRYTLTGDDGSFILHRVTPGSQQLEVTLVGYQPLAQTVIVEKGKTVNVSLQLQVSNTQLQEIVVTTNKRKFSDKNTEQVSRLPLKDLENPQVYQTVGKALMQEQLVTERTDIYRNIPGAVPNFAVGGSQGMTIRGFANTTGMRNGMITSAIVPLNPAILERVEVIKGPSGTLFGSNRNITFGGVYNYVTKKPFETFAGNVSITAGSYGLTRFAADVNVPLNEARTLLFRLNAAGQTEGSFQDQGFSKNYTIAPTISYQVNERMKFLVDIDITRGAFTTATYAVSDFKNVKARSFRDLNTGYRKSYINNGVDISNGINNIQARMEYKLSDHWTSQTNYLYSEGFYKHFYWTNLTLLTDSTMARSVRNQKPETFGNIQLQQNFVGDFRIGSLRNRLVVGLDYSYNYNQLNRVTVNYDTININQPLKDFNATKIDALSYQKGFSASNTSSNSYSVYASDVLNITPALMVMLSLRADRFSTGGTYTVTTGKSSGDYSQTSFSPKFGVVYQILKDRLSVFANYMNGFVNLAPLVQPDNTILNLKPQQGNQWEGGIKADLIDNKLSGSLSYYNIDVTNATRTEIVDGKTFMFQDGTQRSKGFEAELITNPVAGLNIVAGYAYNENSYTKASPALQGKLITASPRDVANIWISYALPRGKARGLGFGAGGNYVGDSWFEASNTFRLPGYTLLNATIFYDQPKYRFALKGNNLLNEQYWDTNGIAQKPANVVASAVLKF; this is translated from the coding sequence ATGAAGCAATTGCTGTTTTGTCTCCTTTGGCTGTTACCCGTATACGTATCGGGAAGTATTCGTTATACGGAAACGGATTATGGCACCATCAAGGGTAAAGTAACCACCAGCGATAACCAGCCCGCAGTGGCTGTAACAGTAGTATTGAAGGGCAGTTCGCGGTATACGCTGACCGGCGACGATGGCAGCTTTATACTGCACCGGGTAACACCGGGCTCCCAGCAGCTGGAAGTGACGCTGGTAGGCTATCAGCCGCTTGCACAAACTGTGATCGTAGAAAAAGGGAAAACTGTTAATGTTTCTCTTCAGCTACAAGTGTCAAATACACAATTACAGGAAATAGTAGTAACTACTAATAAGCGTAAGTTCTCCGACAAAAATACCGAACAGGTATCGCGCCTGCCATTGAAGGATCTGGAAAATCCACAGGTATACCAAACCGTGGGCAAAGCGCTGATGCAGGAACAACTGGTAACTGAACGAACTGATATTTACCGCAACATTCCCGGAGCAGTGCCGAACTTTGCAGTGGGTGGTTCCCAGGGTATGACCATCCGGGGATTTGCCAATACTACCGGGATGCGGAACGGTATGATAACAAGCGCTATTGTGCCCCTGAACCCCGCTATACTGGAACGGGTGGAAGTCATCAAAGGGCCATCTGGTACTTTGTTTGGCAGCAACAGGAATATCACTTTCGGAGGTGTATATAATTATGTTACCAAGAAACCATTTGAAACTTTCGCCGGTAATGTAAGCATCACGGCAGGTAGTTATGGATTAACAAGATTTGCCGCCGATGTGAACGTACCGCTCAATGAGGCACGTACATTGTTATTCAGACTGAATGCAGCCGGGCAAACAGAAGGCTCTTTTCAGGACCAGGGCTTTTCAAAAAACTACACTATAGCGCCCACCATCTCTTACCAGGTGAATGAGCGGATGAAGTTTTTGGTAGATATAGACATCACAAGGGGCGCCTTCACTACCGCCACCTACGCGGTGAGCGATTTCAAAAATGTAAAAGCCCGCAGCTTCAGGGATCTCAATACCGGATACCGGAAATCCTATATCAACAATGGCGTGGATATCAGTAATGGTATCAATAACATACAAGCCAGGATGGAATACAAACTGTCGGACCATTGGACTTCACAAACCAATTACCTTTATTCAGAAGGCTTCTACAAACATTTCTACTGGACTAACCTCACTCTCCTCACCGACTCTACCATGGCCCGGAGCGTGAGAAACCAGAAGCCGGAAACATTCGGAAATATTCAGCTGCAGCAGAACTTCGTTGGTGATTTCAGGATCGGATCGCTCAGGAACCGGCTTGTTGTAGGACTGGACTATAGCTACAACTACAATCAGCTGAACAGAGTTACTGTGAACTATGATACCATCAACATTAATCAGCCATTGAAAGATTTCAACGCCACAAAGATCGATGCATTGTCGTACCAGAAAGGATTTTCCGCCAGTAACACCAGTTCGAACAGTTACAGTGTTTATGCGTCGGATGTGTTGAATATAACACCGGCATTGATGGTGATGCTCAGCTTACGGGCAGATCGTTTCTCTACCGGTGGTACCTATACGGTGACAACCGGTAAATCGTCGGGCGATTATTCCCAGACTTCGTTCTCGCCTAAATTCGGCGTGGTATACCAGATCCTCAAAGACAGGTTGTCTGTATTTGCCAATTACATGAATGGCTTCGTCAACCTTGCCCCCCTGGTGCAGCCCGACAATACTATCCTGAACCTGAAACCTCAGCAGGGCAATCAATGGGAAGGTGGCATAAAAGCCGACCTGATCGATAACAAATTGAGCGGCTCTCTCAGCTACTATAATATCGACGTTACCAATGCCACCCGTACCGAAATTGTAGATGGTAAAACCTTTATGTTCCAGGACGGTACCCAGCGCAGTAAAGGCTTTGAGGCAGAGCTCATTACCAATCCTGTTGCCGGCCTGAACATCGTTGCGGGCTATGCCTATAACGAGAACAGCTATACGAAAGCTTCCCCTGCCCTTCAGGGGAAACTGATTACTGCCAGTCCCAGAGACGTTGCCAACATTTGGATAAGCTATGCCCTTCCCCGCGGTAAAGCCAGGGGACTCGGTTTCGGCGCAGGAGGCAACTATGTCGGCGACTCCTGGTTTGAAGCCAGCAATACTTTCCGTTTGCCCGGATACACCTTACTCAACGCTACCATCTTCTATGATCAGCCCAAATACCGGTTTGCCTTAAAAGGAAACAATCTCTTAAACGAGCAATACTGGGATACAAATGGAATTGCGCAGAAGCCGGCGAATGTGGTGGCGAGTGCGGTTTTAAAATTTTAA
- a CDS encoding beta-L-arabinofuranosidase domain-containing protein codes for MSRLHKKIAAGVLVSLGWATGATAQLKKDYPIQPVAFTEVHVSDSFWAPKIKVNATVTIPYTLEQCRKTGRIDNFLRAAGKLSDDKMTEYTFDDTDLYKVIEGASYGLQVQPNPELERYLDTLITIIGAAQEKDGYLYTFRTMKTTHPHPWMGTRRWEKEEDLSHELYNSGHLFEAAVAHYQATGKRTLLDIAIKNADLLVSVFGYGKEERFPGHQIVETGLTKMYRVTGKQAYLDLAKFFLDVRGPGKPNSGEYNQSYKKVTEQHEAVGHAVRAAYMYTGMADVAALTGNQDYLHAIDDIWHDVVERKMYITGGIGATGNGEAFGQAYELPNMSAYAETCAAIANVYWNSRMFLLHGDAKYVDVLERTLYNGLLSGVSLSGDRFFYPNPLASMGQHQRSAWFGCACCISNMTRFLPSMPGYIYARNADHLYVNLFAGNTATMQLTSTKVKLTQETNYPWDGNVNITVRPVRTAAFAVHIRIPGWAQHNPVPGNLYSDTPGNSEKVILLLNGQPAKYQMEKGYAVLQRTWKAGDKLTLRLPMEVQKVIANPEVKADTGRFALERGPVMYCLEGPDNKDGIVQNIVVDKNTAVKAVYQPGLLKGVTVLEMNGHALNRQPNSNELLQTDQTVTAIPYYAWANRGASEMTVWIPYEATAARPKPVPTIASKSKVSASNANPKMLMALNDQYEPKNSQDNSVLYFHWWPRKGTQEWVQYDFDQPYTISSSAVYWYDDGPFGGCRVPAFWKLYYKKDNEWIPVKNTTAYTTLKDQYNTVQFEPVKTTALKLEVQLSEENSAGMEEWSVK; via the coding sequence ATGAGCAGATTACATAAGAAGATAGCTGCTGGCGTACTGGTATCCCTGGGATGGGCTACCGGTGCGACTGCGCAATTAAAGAAAGATTATCCAATACAGCCGGTGGCGTTTACAGAGGTACACGTGTCGGATAGTTTCTGGGCGCCAAAGATAAAAGTGAATGCTACGGTAACCATTCCGTATACATTGGAGCAATGCCGGAAAACCGGCCGCATCGATAACTTCCTCAGGGCCGCCGGTAAGCTATCCGACGATAAAATGACGGAATATACTTTCGATGACACCGACCTGTATAAAGTAATCGAAGGTGCATCATACGGATTACAGGTACAACCTAATCCTGAGCTGGAGCGGTATCTTGATACCCTCATCACGATCATCGGCGCGGCACAGGAAAAGGACGGCTACCTCTATACTTTCCGCACCATGAAAACTACGCATCCGCATCCCTGGATGGGGACACGGCGTTGGGAAAAAGAGGAGGATCTGAGCCATGAGCTGTATAACTCCGGTCATCTGTTTGAAGCTGCTGTAGCGCATTATCAGGCAACCGGTAAAAGAACGTTGCTGGATATTGCCATTAAAAATGCCGATCTGCTGGTAAGTGTGTTCGGATATGGAAAGGAAGAACGCTTTCCCGGCCATCAGATAGTGGAAACCGGTCTTACAAAGATGTACCGGGTAACTGGTAAACAGGCCTACCTCGATCTGGCAAAATTTTTCCTCGATGTACGTGGTCCGGGGAAGCCCAACAGTGGCGAGTATAACCAATCTTATAAAAAAGTGACGGAGCAGCATGAGGCGGTAGGACATGCTGTACGGGCCGCCTATATGTACACCGGTATGGCGGATGTGGCAGCACTTACCGGCAACCAGGATTATCTGCACGCTATCGATGATATCTGGCATGATGTGGTGGAAAGGAAGATGTATATCACCGGCGGGATCGGCGCCACAGGCAATGGCGAAGCCTTCGGGCAGGCATATGAATTGCCTAATATGTCGGCTTACGCAGAAACCTGCGCTGCCATCGCCAATGTATACTGGAACAGCCGTATGTTCCTGTTGCATGGCGATGCAAAATACGTGGACGTATTGGAACGCACGCTCTACAACGGCCTGCTCAGCGGAGTATCCCTGAGCGGCGACCGCTTCTTTTATCCCAACCCGCTGGCCTCCATGGGGCAACATCAGCGTAGTGCCTGGTTTGGCTGTGCGTGCTGTATCTCCAACATGACGCGCTTTCTGCCATCCATGCCCGGCTACATCTATGCCCGCAATGCAGATCATCTTTATGTGAACCTGTTCGCCGGAAATACCGCCACTATGCAGCTAACCTCCACCAAAGTAAAGCTGACCCAGGAAACGAACTATCCCTGGGACGGAAATGTGAATATAACGGTGAGGCCTGTACGTACTGCGGCATTTGCTGTACATATTCGCATCCCGGGCTGGGCGCAGCATAACCCGGTGCCCGGTAACCTCTATAGTGATACTCCGGGCAATTCCGAAAAGGTAATACTGCTCCTCAACGGGCAACCAGCAAAATATCAAATGGAAAAAGGCTATGCCGTATTACAACGTACCTGGAAAGCCGGAGATAAACTAACGCTACGCCTGCCCATGGAAGTACAGAAAGTAATCGCCAATCCGGAAGTTAAGGCCGATACCGGCCGTTTTGCCCTGGAACGCGGTCCTGTCATGTATTGTCTGGAAGGCCCCGATAATAAAGATGGAATTGTTCAGAATATAGTGGTAGACAAGAACACCGCAGTTAAAGCAGTATATCAGCCTGGTTTGCTGAAAGGCGTTACTGTACTTGAAATGAACGGGCATGCGCTCAACAGGCAGCCCAACAGCAACGAGCTGTTGCAAACCGATCAAACGGTAACGGCTATACCGTATTATGCCTGGGCCAACCGCGGCGCTTCAGAGATGACCGTATGGATCCCATATGAAGCCACCGCTGCCCGCCCTAAACCGGTGCCCACCATCGCATCTAAAAGTAAGGTAAGTGCTTCCAACGCCAACCCCAAAATGCTGATGGCACTGAATGATCAATACGAACCCAAAAATTCCCAGGACAACAGTGTGTTATACTTCCACTGGTGGCCCAGAAAAGGCACACAGGAATGGGTACAATACGATTTTGATCAACCCTATACCATCTCGTCATCCGCCGTTTACTGGTACGATGATGGTCCCTTCGGAGGCTGCCGGGTGCCTGCCTTCTGGAAGCTCTACTACAAAAAAGACAACGAATGGATACCGGTAAAAAATACCACCGCTTATACCACGTTGAAGGATCAATATAACACCGTTCAGTTCGAGCCCGTGAAAACAACAGCGCTGAAATTAGAAGTGCAGCTATCAGAGGAAAACTCGGCGGGAATGGAGGAATGGAGCGTGAAGTAG